A window of Theropithecus gelada isolate Dixy chromosome 14, Tgel_1.0, whole genome shotgun sequence contains these coding sequences:
- the LOC112606553 gene encoding RNA-binding protein 4 isoform X4 has protein sequence MVKLFIGNLPREATEQEIRSLFEQYGKVLECDIIKNYGFVHIEDKTAAEDAIRNLHHYKLHGVNINVEASKNKSKTSTKLHVGNISPTCTNKELRAKFEEYGPVIECDIVKDYAFVHMERAEDAVEAIRGLDNTEFQGAVLLCCLGWNTVV, from the coding sequence ATGGTGAAGCTGTTCATCGGAAACCTGCCCCGGGAGGCTACAGAGCAGGAGATTCGCTCACTCTTCGAGCAGTATGGGAAGGTGCTGGAATGTGACATCATTAAGAATTACGGCTTTGTGCACATAGAAGATAAAACTGCAGCTGAAGATGCCATACGCAACCTGCACCATTACAAGCTTCATGGGGTGAACATCAACGTGGAAGCCAGCAAGAATAAGAGCAAAACCTCAACAAAGTTGCATGTGGGCAACATCAGTCCCACTTGCACCAATAAGGAGCTTCGAGCCAAGTTTGAGGAGTATGGTCCGGTCATCGAATGTGACATCGTGAAAGATTATGCCTTCGTACACATGGAGCGGGCAGAGGATGCAGTGGAGGCCATCAGGGGCCTTGATAACACAGAGTTTCAAG
- the LOC112606553 gene encoding RNA-binding protein 4 isoform X1, translating to MVKLFIGNLPREATEQEIRSLFEQYGKVLECDIIKNYGFVHIEDKTAAEDAIRNLHHYKLHGVNINVEASKNKSKTSTKLHVGNISPTCTNKELRAKFEEYGPVIECDIVKDYAFVHMERAEDAVEAIRGLDNTEFQGKRMHVQLSTSRLRTAPGMGDQSGCYRCGKEGHWSKECPIDRSGRVADLTEQYNEQYGAVRTPYTMSYGDSLYYNNAYGALDAYYKRCRAARSYEAVAAAAASVYNYAEQTLSQLPQVQNTAMASHLTSTSLDPYDRHLLPTSGAAATAAAAAAAAAAVTAASTSYYGRDRSPLRRATAPVPTVGEGYGYGHESELSQASAAARNSLYDMARYEREQYADRARYSAF from the exons ATGGTGAAGCTGTTCATCGGAAACCTGCCCCGGGAGGCTACAGAGCAGGAGATTCGCTCACTCTTCGAGCAGTATGGGAAGGTGCTGGAATGTGACATCATTAAGAATTACGGCTTTGTGCACATAGAAGATAAAACTGCAGCTGAAGATGCCATACGCAACCTGCACCATTACAAGCTTCATGGGGTGAACATCAACGTGGAAGCCAGCAAGAATAAGAGCAAAACCTCAACAAAGTTGCATGTGGGCAACATCAGTCCCACTTGCACCAATAAGGAGCTTCGAGCCAAGTTTGAGGAGTATGGTCCGGTCATCGAATGTGACATCGTGAAAGATTATGCCTTCGTACACATGGAGCGGGCAGAGGATGCAGTGGAGGCCATCAGGGGCCTTGATAACACAGAGTTTCAAG GCAAACGAATGCACGTGCAGTTGTCCACCAGCCGGCTTAGGACTGCGCCCGGGATGGGAGACCAGAGCGGCTGCTATCGGTGCGGGAAAGAGGGGCACTGGTCCAAAGAGTGTCCGATAGATCGTTCAGGCCGCGTGGCAGACTTGACCGAGCAATATAATGAGCAATACGGAGCAGTGCGTACGCCTTACACCATGAGCTATGGGGATTCATTGTATTACAACAACGCGTACGGAGCGCTCGATGCCTACTACAAGCGCTGCCGTGCTGCCCGGTCCTATGAGGCAGTGGCGGCTGCAGCTGCCTCCGTGTATAATTACGCAGAGCAGACCCTGTCCCAGCTGCCACAAGTCCAGAATACAGCCATGGCCAGTCACCTCACCTCCACCTCTCTCGATCCCTACGATAGACACCTGTTGCCGACCTCAGGAGCTGCTGCCACAGCTGCTGCTGCAGCAGCAGCCGCTGCTGCTGTTACTGCAGCTTCCACTTCATATTACGGGCGGGATCGGAGCCCCCTGCGTCGCGCTACAGCCCCAGTCCCCACTGTTGGAGAGGGCTACGGTTACGGGCATGAGAGTGAGTTGTCCCAAGCTTCAGCAGCCGCGCGGAATTCTCTGTACGACATGGCCCGGTATGAGCGGGAGCAGTATGCCGATCGGGCGCGGTACTCAGCCTTTTAA
- the LOC112606553 gene encoding RNA-binding protein 4 isoform X5, translating into MVKLFIGNLPREATEQEIRSLFEQYGKVLECDIIKNYGFVHIEDKTAAEDAIRNLHHYKLHGVNINVEASKNKSKTSTKLHVGNISPTCTNKELRAKFEEYGPVIECDIVKDYAFVHMERAEDAVEAIRGLDNTEFQGGMCVG; encoded by the exons ATGGTGAAGCTGTTCATCGGAAACCTGCCCCGGGAGGCTACAGAGCAGGAGATTCGCTCACTCTTCGAGCAGTATGGGAAGGTGCTGGAATGTGACATCATTAAGAATTACGGCTTTGTGCACATAGAAGATAAAACTGCAGCTGAAGATGCCATACGCAACCTGCACCATTACAAGCTTCATGGGGTGAACATCAACGTGGAAGCCAGCAAGAATAAGAGCAAAACCTCAACAAAGTTGCATGTGGGCAACATCAGTCCCACTTGCACCAATAAGGAGCTTCGAGCCAAGTTTGAGGAGTATGGTCCGGTCATCGAATGTGACATCGTGAAAGATTATGCCTTCGTACACATGGAGCGGGCAGAGGATGCAGTGGAGGCCATCAGGGGCCTTGATAACACAGAGTTTCAAG GTGGGATGTGTGTGGGCTGA